The following proteins come from a genomic window of Triticum aestivum cultivar Chinese Spring chromosome 6A, IWGSC CS RefSeq v2.1, whole genome shotgun sequence:
- the LOC123127244 gene encoding F-box/kelch-repeat protein At1g55270: MDRRIQAPLVDGSACLCRAERAAAVASTGRHVPRSRPCVQSSVRASIHPLSEKRSSRADRRSDGQRPLLPGLPDDLAIACLIRVPRADHCKLRLVCRRWLRLLAGNYFYGLRGRLGLAEQWLYAFKSDGDGRVSWEVLDPAAAAWRTMPPVPAEYAAAAGFSCAVLGGCHLYLLGGRDPRRGAMRRVVFYSARSNRWHRAPDMLRRRHCFGACVMGNRLYVAGGESGGGGLRSVEVFDPAKNRWSFVSDMARALVPFVSVVHGGRWYVKGLGAGRQVLSQVYTPETDKWSTVATLDSMVTGWRSPSACIDGRLYAADCKDGCRLRAYDEAADAWSGCASSGHHLGSSHALEAVAMVTLRGKLCVVRNDMSVSAVDVAAGAGNQPWEILVGKGQIKSFVTNLLASIAGRGRAKNRVLHCQVLEA; encoded by the exons ATGGATAGACGGATCCAAGCTCCTCTG GTCGACGGCTCGGCATGCTTGTGCAGAGCGgagagagccgccgccgtcgcctccaccGGCAGGCACGTCCCGAGATCCAGACCTTGCGTGCAATCGAGCGTCAGAGCTTCCATCCACCCACTGAGCGAGAAGAGATCGTCGCGAGCTGACCGCCGAAGCGACGGGCAACGGCCACTGCTCCCCGGCCTTCCCGACGACCTCGCCATCGCGTGCCTCATCCGCGTGCCGCGAGCTGATCACTGCAAGCTGAGGCTTGTGTGCAGGAGGTGGCTCCGCCTCCTCGCGGGCAACTACTTCTACGGCCTCCGCGGGAGGCTCGGGCTCGCCGAGCAATGGCTGTACGCCTTCAAGTCCGATGGCGACGGGCGCGTGTCCTGGGAAGTGCTCGACCCGGCGGCCGCGGCATGGCGCACGATGCCGCCCGTGCCCGCTGAATACGCGGCCGCCGCCGGGTTCAGCTGCGCCGTGCTCGGTGGCTGCCACCTGTACCTGCTCGGCGGCAGGGACCCGCGAAGGGGCGCCATGCGGCGGGTGGTGTTCTACAGCGCCCGGAGCAACCGGTGGCACCGCGCGCCGGACATGCTGCGCCGGCGCCACTGCTTCGGCGCGTGCGTCATGGGAAACCGCCTGTACGTCGCTGGCggagagagcggcggcggcggcctcaggTCCGTGGAGGTCTTCGACCCGGCCAAGAACCGGTGGTCTTTCGTGTCCGACATGGCCCGGGCGCTAGTGCCGTTTGTCAGCGTGGTGCACGGCGGGAGGTGGTACGTGAAGGGGCTCGGCGCGGGACGGCAGGTGCTCAGCCAGGTGTACACGCCGGAGACGGACAAGTGGTCGACGGTGGCAACGCTCGATAGCATGGTCACCGGCTGGAGAAGCCCCAGCGCTTGCATCGACGGCCGGCTCTACGCCGCTGACTGCAAGGACGGTTGCCGGCTCAGAGCCTACGACGAGGCCGCAGACGCGTGGAGTGGCTGCGCCTCAAGCGGGCACCACCTGGGGAGCTCACACGCTCTCGAGGCGGTCGCAATGGTCACGCTTCGTGGCAAGCTCTGTGTCGTTCGAAACGACATGAGCGTGTCggccgtcgacgtcgccgccggGGCAGGAAACCAGCCGTGGGAGATCCTCGTCGGCAAAGGGCAGATAAAGAGCTTCGTCACGAACCTCCTGGCGAGCATTGCCGGCCGCGGCCGGGCCAAAAACCGCGTCTTGCATTGCCAAGTCCTTGAGGCTTAG